One Algoriphagus sp. Y33 genomic window, TAGGGGCAGCATCAAGTAATTGCTTTGTGTATTTTCGGTCTTTCGGATTTTGGTATTCTTTCACTGGACTGGCGTTTATTGGTATGAATAAAAGCGAAGTATAGAGAAAATATTGGCAAATAGCCACATTTACCAGCTTAGATTGCTCAACTTGACCTTGGATGCTAAAGGGAATCATCCCGTTTTTAATAGATGTCATTTAGCCAGTCGAGAGATTTATCTGGTTACCGGCATCATAAGGCACTTTTGATACACTGGTTATCCTTATTAGGTTTGTAAGAATTAAAATTACCGAACAATGGATTATTCTTTTTTGATCAAAAAATGCAACAAGCTCAGTGATTTTTCTGAACCTATTTTAAGCAATATCATGTATTATTCAGCTGATCGAAACAAGCTGAGCCAGCGTTTTGACCTGTTGGCCAAAAGACATAGATGGTTTGTTGAAGTTCAAAAATGCTGCGGTGTGATTATGGTGGACCAAATGGCATAGTTCATGAATAATCACATATCCGATACTTCCTTTAGGTGCCTTGATTAATTCAGGGCATTTTCTCGGAATGCCAATCCTGCTTCAAGCAGTTTCGCACCTGGCAAAGAGCCGCAAGGCTGGTCAACGGAGTGCTTTCCTGTATGGGGCGTTCCACCATTACCGGGTGGCTGACCGCAAGCGGTGATCAGTTTAAGGATTGGTCGGCCGCCTATCGCCTTTTTAAAGGGGACAGGATGGATGTTGCCGGGATTTTCGGTGTCATCCGAAGGAAAGTTGTTGCATTGGCTGATCCGGCACAGCGGTATGTTTTTGCCCACATGGATGACACCCTGTTACGAAAAAAAGGAAGAAACGTGTTCGGTGCCAGGTGGCTCAGGGATGCACTTGGCCCACCTTTCCGGACCAATCTGGTTTTTGGGCAGCGGTTCATACAGCTTTCATTATCCTGTTTTTCAAAGATGGGTCCGGTACAGGCCCGGGCTATCCCCGTTGACCTACATCATTGCCCCAGTGTGAAAAAGCCCGGTAAAGCAGCAGGAGAACAGGATTGGCAACTGTTCCGTGAAACCCAAAAAAAAGCCAAGCTCAGCGTCATCGGTGCCCAACGGATCAGGCTCCTGCGTGAAAATCTCGATCAGGACGGCTTTACCGACAAGGAGCTGGTGGTCAGCGTGGACGGGAGCTATACCAACGAAGCGGTTCTGAAAAAAACTCCCCGCCAATACCATCCTGATCGGCAGAATCCGGAAAGACTGTAGCCTCTATCTGCCTCTCGAGCCACCCAAGCACGGAAAAGGACGAAAAAAAGTCTACGGAGAACCGCTTCCGACTCCCGAACAGATCCGCCGGTCGGATGACTATTCCCGGATAAAGGTCCGGGCATGGGCAGCTGGAAAAGTCCACGGGTTCCAGCTTAAAGTCATCCCGGCTGTCCGCTGGAGAAAGGCCGGGAACAAAGATTTGCCTATTTGAATCCTGAGATGGTCTTCTTTTACTTGTCTGGAGTTTATGCAGATAGTACGGAAAAGGGAAGAATAATGTGGGCAAGGATAAAAGGCAAAACAGAGAACGCATTAAATGAGCTTAATTTTAAAGCTGCTTACAGCTTTCGGCCAGGTTTTATTATTCCGATGAAAGCACAGAAAAATGTGAGGTTGATTTATAAAGGACTTAAGCTTATTTATCCTTTTGTTTTTCCAAATAAAATCCTGACTTATGATGAAATAGGAATTGCATTAGTTCGAATACTGACACTTGGATACAGCGCAACTAGTTTAGAAATAGAAGATTTAAAATTAATTGCCAAACTGGCTGAGCTGGAGGAATAAAATTTAGGTGATAGTCATCACGTGAAATTTAAAATAGATGACTTAGGATTCAGGATAGCAAGGAGCCTGAACCAACAATACAACAGCTAATCGTGTAGACGGCCCCGCTAATTTATAAGTTCACTGGGCGCGCCTTCGCCACCGCATACAGGTCTCCCACCACCGTGTCCTGATGCCTCGTGCCAGGTTAACCGAAAGAATAACACGAAAAGACCACTCAACAATCCCCATTCTCAACATCCTTTAATGAGGAGACTAAGAAATTTCGGACTTGCTTCAGCTCACGGATTTTTGTATCTACATCACGGATTTTATTTTGTACTATTTCAATCTTCTCACTTGCCGACAGTTTATTGCTAAACCAATCATTCAGTGATTTTTTTATTTCTGACAAAGTGAACCCAGCTTTTTTAGCCTGGACTATCCATTCGACTTTTTCGGCAACAAGCTCATCATACTGTTTGTAATTATTGGATTTGACAGAATCATCCGACATGCCTGTTATCAATCCATAATTTTCATAGTAGCGTAGCGTATGGATGGAAACCCCTGTTAGCTTTGACAATTCATTAATTAACATCGCTCAGTTATATTGTTGAGAATATATTTATACCATAGAGTGTACTCTATACTTGTAGGTTGCAAACTTACAACGTATTCTTGCACCTTAAAATATACCTTCGAAAAAATGATGCAATCAGGGAACAAAACTGAGACCCTGCAAAACGGGATTATTGTAGTCACAGGCACCTCTACAGGTATTGGCAATGCCACTGCAAAAGAACTTGCAAGCCGTGGTTTTTATGTTCTTGCAGGTATAAGGCGTGAAATTGATGCCGATGCTGTTTGTGGTAAAAATATAGAACCCGTCATATTAGATATTACCAATGAAGCACACATCGCCAATCTTGTCAGACGCATTAAAGAAGACCCTGAAAAACGTCCGCTTCGTGCATTGGTAAATAACGCTGCAATTGAAATAAATGCTCCCTTGGAAGTATTACATCTTTCTGAATGGCGCAGACAGTTTGAGGTAAACGTATTTGGGCAAGTCGCCATGATACAGGCACTATTGCCCGAACTTTTTGAAAGCCGTGGAACTATCGTCAACATTAGTTCTATTGGCGGTAAAGCTGCGATGGCTGGCTATGGACCTTATGCAAGTACAAAATTTGCCTTAGAAGGATTAAGCGATGCTTTGCACAGAGAACTTGAGCCCTTTGGCGTAAGAGTTATTGTGATTGAACCAGGCGGTGTGGTGTCGCCCATGAGTGCACAAGTACGTATAAAGGCGGAGAAAATTACCCATGAAATGACACCTGAACACCGCAGCAGATACGGTGGACTGATGCATGCAATGGTATCTTTAGCTGAAAGTTATATTAAAGATGCAGTACCTGCCGAAAAAGCAGGGCAAATCATAGCAGACACCCTTCTAACGAAGCGACCACG contains:
- a CDS encoding YgjP-like metallopeptidase domain-containing protein, translating into MIIHELCHLVHHNHTAAFLNFNKPSMSFGQQVKTLAQLVSIS
- a CDS encoding transposase, which encodes MLSCMGRSTITGWLTASGDQFKDWSAAYRLFKGDRMDVAGIFGVIRRKVVALADPAQRYVFAHMDDTLLRKKGRNVFGARWLRDALGPPFRTNLVFGQRFIQLSLSCFSKMGPVQARAIPVDLHHCPSVKKPGKAAGEQDWQLFRETQKKAKLSVIGAQRIRLLRENLDQDGFTDKELVVSVDGSYTNEAVLKKTPRQYHPDRQNPERL
- a CDS encoding MerR family DNA-binding protein, which encodes MSKLTGVSIHTLRYYENYGLITGMSDDSVKSNNYKQYDELVAEKVEWIVQAKKAGFTLSEIKKSLNDWFSNKLSASEKIEIVQNKIRDVDTKIRELKQVRNFLVSSLKDVENGDC
- a CDS encoding SDR family NAD(P)-dependent oxidoreductase, with product MMQSGNKTETLQNGIIVVTGTSTGIGNATAKELASRGFYVLAGIRREIDADAVCGKNIEPVILDITNEAHIANLVRRIKEDPEKRPLRALVNNAAIEINAPLEVLHLSEWRRQFEVNVFGQVAMIQALLPELFESRGTIVNISSIGGKAAMAGYGPYASTKFALEGLSDALHRELEPFGVRVIVIEPGGVVSPMSAQVRIKAEKITHEMTPEHRSRYGGLMHAMVSLAESYIKDAVPAEKAGQIIADTLLTKRPRARYTIGRDAAMVRFLNWTLPDRVLDKILSRSTQAHYPK